In the Hoplias malabaricus isolate fHopMal1 unplaced genomic scaffold, fHopMal1.hap1 scaffold_177, whole genome shotgun sequence genome, one interval contains:
- the LOC136681736 gene encoding uncharacterized protein C2orf72 homolog isoform X1, with protein sequence MASELQLNRVPFPAEDEEFRQVLKQIGGKGNVYLVGDVNRKEGECKCGLMKEFVADVFPAEDPHEEINLNGEMKSKCCTGSQGSKGECRPEVGARIRAKSDQGRAMHCAIVIFLFRDGFVSDKANRASMREVLKDVRMRTEGHGVRPALLGLVHSGSESPESGESVELLEHMLRSVFPKHPHDSIWAGHFLPKAPDCVQTIRTRVCKAVVSAQAAPAADLTPSRKRHVCWPLQQWFGRGQRNRHAAASNNQVQKGRAGNTEEGIPLQMRAEPHVRGAGNSE encoded by the exons ATGGCGTCGGagctgcagctgaacagagtCCCGTTCCCAGCGGAGGACGAGGAATTCCGTCAGGTGCTGAAGCAGATCGGAGGGAAAGGGAATGTTTACTTGGTGGGCGACGTAAACAGAAAGGAAGGGGAGTGTAAATGCGGTTTGATGAAGGAGTTTGTTGCTGATGTGTTTCCTGCGGAGGATCCTCACGAGGAAATCAACCTCAATggagagatgaagtcaaaatgcTGTACTGGGTCTCAGGGGTCAAAGGGTGAATGCAGGCCAGAGGTAGGGGCTAGAATCAGGGCTAAATCTGACCAGGGAAGAGCCATGCACTGTGCCATAGTGATATTCCTGTTCAGGGATGGCTTTGTCAGTGATAAAGCTAACCGAGCGAGTATGAGGGAGGTGCTGAAGGATGTCAGGATGAGGACAGAGGGACATGGAGTCCGGCCGGCCCTGCTGGGACTGGTCCATTCTGGCAGCGAAAGTCCAGAAAGTGGAGAATCTGTGGAGCTCCTGGAGCACATGCTGAGGTCCGTGTTCCCTAAACATCCGCACGACTCCATATGGGCTGGACACTTCCTTCCCAAAGCGCCGGACTGTGTGCAGACCATCAGGACACGCGTCTGCAAAGCTGTGGTGTCTGCTCAGGCTGCTCCAGCTGCAG ATCTCACCCCAAGCAGAAAGAGGCACGTGTGCTGGCCGCTGCAGCAGTGGTTTGGACGAGGACAGAGGAATCGACACGCGGCAGCTTCGAATAATCAGGTACAGAAAG GACGAGCAGGAAACACGGAAGAAGGAATTCCACTGCAGATGAGAGCAGAGCCACACGTACGAGGAGCAGGGAACTCGGAATGA
- the LOC136681736 gene encoding uncharacterized protein C2orf72 homolog isoform X2, translated as MASELQLNRVPFPAEDEEFRQVLKQIGGKGNVYLVGDVNRKEGECKCGLMKEFVADVFPAEDPHEEINLNGEMKSKCCTGSQGSKGECRPEVGARIRAKSDQGRAMHCAIVIFLFRDGFVSDKANRASMREVLKDVRMRTEGHGVRPALLGLVHSGSESPESGESVELLEHMLRSVFPKHPHDSIWAGHFLPKAPDCVQTIRTRVCKAVVSAQAAPAADLTPSRKRHVCWPLQQWFGRGQRNRHAAASNNQDEQETRKKEFHCR; from the exons ATGGCGTCGGagctgcagctgaacagagtCCCGTTCCCAGCGGAGGACGAGGAATTCCGTCAGGTGCTGAAGCAGATCGGAGGGAAAGGGAATGTTTACTTGGTGGGCGACGTAAACAGAAAGGAAGGGGAGTGTAAATGCGGTTTGATGAAGGAGTTTGTTGCTGATGTGTTTCCTGCGGAGGATCCTCACGAGGAAATCAACCTCAATggagagatgaagtcaaaatgcTGTACTGGGTCTCAGGGGTCAAAGGGTGAATGCAGGCCAGAGGTAGGGGCTAGAATCAGGGCTAAATCTGACCAGGGAAGAGCCATGCACTGTGCCATAGTGATATTCCTGTTCAGGGATGGCTTTGTCAGTGATAAAGCTAACCGAGCGAGTATGAGGGAGGTGCTGAAGGATGTCAGGATGAGGACAGAGGGACATGGAGTCCGGCCGGCCCTGCTGGGACTGGTCCATTCTGGCAGCGAAAGTCCAGAAAGTGGAGAATCTGTGGAGCTCCTGGAGCACATGCTGAGGTCCGTGTTCCCTAAACATCCGCACGACTCCATATGGGCTGGACACTTCCTTCCCAAAGCGCCGGACTGTGTGCAGACCATCAGGACACGCGTCTGCAAAGCTGTGGTGTCTGCTCAGGCTGCTCCAGCTGCAG ATCTCACCCCAAGCAGAAAGAGGCACGTGTGCTGGCCGCTGCAGCAGTGGTTTGGACGAGGACAGAGGAATCGACACGCGGCAGCTTCGAATAATCAG GACGAGCAGGAAACACGGAAGAAGGAATTCCACTGCAGATGA